The Candidatus Baltobacteraceae bacterium region GGAGCGGGTGAAGATGCACGCCGGCATCGTGGGCGCGCAGCTCGGCATCGCGGCGCGCGGGCGAGGACGAGCGCTCGTCCTCCTGCGCGTAGATGTGCCGCTCGTAGGACGCATCCAATTCCGCAAACGCGGCGAATGCGTCTCCGCCGTTGTTGCCGGGACCGGCAAACGCGACGATGCGCGGCCCGCGGGCATGGCGCTCGATCAGTTCGGCGATGCGCGCGCCGGCGTTGCGCATCAGTTCGACCTCGCCCATTCGTTGCGCGGCCAGCGCGTCCACGGCGCGCATTTGCTCGGGCGTCAGTACGAACACGCTACTCGCGTTCCAGAATGACGACCGCGGCCGCCGCGTTCGCCGTATGCGTGATCGTCAGGTGGACGGCCGAGACGCCGCGGCGCGCGAGCAGCTCGCTTGCTCGCCCCAAAAGCACGATCGCGGGCTTCCCGCTGCGTTCGTGCGAGACCCCGATCTGCCGCCACGGGATCGCGTGTCCGAATGCCTTGCGCGTCGCCTCTTTCGCGGCAAAGAATCCGGCGAAACGTTCGGCGCGATTGCGCTTGCGCAT contains the following coding sequences:
- the acpS gene encoding holo-ACP synthase, which translates into the protein MIIGMGIDLAEVERYRFDDAKLAWFARKIYTDEEVAYAMRKRNRAERFAGFFAAKEATRKAFGHAIPWRQIGVSHERSGKPAIVLLGRASELLARRGVSAVHLTITHTANAAAAVVILERE